The Stieleria maiorica genome includes the window ATTTGGACGATGATAATCAACCGTAACTCTCTCCTCGCTGCGCTCTTGCCCTCCCGATGGGAGGGTGACCCGAAACCCGACTGTCGCCCGCAACCGCTTCCCCATCCGACCTACAGAATACCCCAAGTCAGACGATGCCAAGCAACGATTCGCTCTCCGGCGAAGACCTCTCATTGGATACCATTCCTGCCGCCGTCGAGGCCATTCGGCGAGGGGAGGTGGTGATCGTCGTCGACGCGGAGGATCGCGAAAACGAGGGTGACTTCATCTGTGCCGCGGAGAAGGCGACTCCCGAAACGATCAACTTCATGCTCGGCGGCCGCGGTCAATTGTGCGTTTCGATCCTGCCGGAGGTCGGGAAAAAGTTGGAGCTGACGCCGGTCGTGCCCGACAACAATGCACCGCTGCGGACCGCCTTCGTCACGCCGATCGACATCGCGACGGCGCGGACGGGGATCACGGCCGCCGAACGCAGCGAAACGATCCTGCGAATGGCGTCTCCGGATTGCCGCGTTGAAGACTTCGTTCGCCCCGGACACGTTTATCCGTTGATCGCCAAAAAGGGCGGCGTGCTGCGTCGTGCCGGCCACACCGAAGCGGCGGTCGATTTGGCACGGATGGCCGGATTGCAGCCCGCCGGTGTGCTGTGCGAAATCTTGAACGAATCCGGTGACCGCGCCAGCCGTGACGAACTGATCGCCGTGGCCAAGGCCAACTCGCTGAAGATCATCAGCATCGAGCAACTGATCGCACACCGGCGGGTGAGCGAAAAACTGGTCAACCGCGCCGCCCAAGCGACGTTGCCGACCAAGTATGGCGATTTCCAAATCATCGTTTATTCGGTGGACTTTGAATCCCAGGAGCCGATCGCGTTGACGCTGGGCGACCTGTCCGAGCAAGGCAACGGGGTCACACCGCCGCTGGTCCGAATGCACAGCAGTTGTTTTACCGGCGATCTGATTTCGTCGCTTCGATGTGATTGTGGGGACCAGTTGCAGATGGCGCTCGAAATGATCGCCGCCGAAGGTCGCGGCGCCCTCGTCTACTTGCCCCAGGAAGGGCGTGGGATCGGGTTGGCGCAAAAGATCAAAGCCTACGCCTTGCAAGACCAGGGCATGGACACGGTCGAAGCGAACCACGCGTTGGGATTCAAAGCTGACATGCGCGACTACGGCGTCGGCTTGCAGATCTTGAAGGACCTTGGGATCAGCGACGTCCGTTTGTTGACCAATAATCCCAAGAAGCAACAAGCGTTCAACCTGCGCGGCTATGATTTGAAGCTTGTCGACCAAGTGCCGATCGTGCCTCCGGTCAACAAGCACAACAAGGGGTACTTGGAAACCAAACGCGAAAAGATGGGTCACCAATTGCCGGATCTTGGCTGAGATGCAGACGCTTCCCGAAAAACCCGCGTGGCTCAATCGTGTCTCGATCCTCGGCGTCGGCTTGCTGGGCGGCAGCGTCGGCATGTCGCTGCGGCGGAGCGGGGTTCATGTGGTCGGCTACAGCCGACGTGAATCGAGTTGCCGCGCCGCGGTTCAAGCCGGTGCGGTGGACGAAGGGTTCACGGACATTGCACGCGCATCCGAGGGCAGCGATGTCGTCGTGATCGCTTCGCCGGTCGACAAGATCGTGGGTTTGGCGATCGAGGCCGATGCGGTGCTGGCCGAAACTGCGTTGATCACCGACGTCGGCAGCACCAAAGCCGAAATTGTTGCCGAGATCACAGCCCGATCACCGTCGGCGGCCGCGAAGTTCGTGGCCGCCCATCCGATCGCGGGCAGCGAAAAGACCGGCGTCGAAAACGCCAGCGCGACCTTGTTGGATGACAAGTTGGTGGTCCTGACTCCCAGCGAGACGACGGCGCCGGAATCGCTGGACCGGTCCAAGTCGTTCTGGTTGCAGACCGGTGGGCGAGTCGTTTCGATGTCGCCGACCGAACACGATCAACGCCTGGCCGCGGTCAGTCACGTGCCACACCTGGTGTCCTCGATTCTCGCCAGCCTGCTGGACGAGGAATGTATGCCGCTGGTCGGCAGCGGATGGAAAGACATGACCCGTGTCGCCTCGGGAGACCCGGCGATGTGGACGGCGATCTGCGAACAGAATCGGGAGGCTATCCTCGACCAACTCGATCTTTTTTGGGAAACACTTGCGTCGCTCCGATCGATGCTGTTCATGGGCGATACCGCGGCGCTGCGTCGTTGGCTGGAAGACGCCAAAGCGCGAAAAGACGCAACACAGTAGGGAACGAGTCTTGGGCCGCAAAGGACTGAGCCACGGAGGAAAATGAGCGGTGGATCGCCTGCTACAGGTCGGCGGTCAGTTCCGCCAACGCCGTTTCACCGCCGCGGACCAGCAATCGGGCGTCCAATCCGGCTTGCCGCGCCGCATCGACATCGCCCCGCTTGGTGTCGCCGATCATCAGTAGTCGCGACCGATCGGTGGCGTCCCATGCAGCGGCGCCCGATCCCTTGGCACGCGATCCCTTGGCACGCAGTTGCGCGGCACCCAGCCGGGCGACGGCGGCGTCGTAAAACCGGGTGCTTGGTTTGGACCAACCGAGCTGGCTGCTGATCAAAACCTCATCGAATTGATCCTTCAGCCCCATGTCGCCCAAGATCATCGTCAGGCGACGGTCGAAGTTCGACGCCACGGCGATCGCATAGCCCTTGGACCTGAGCCGACCGATCGTGGGCGGCACGTCGTCGTACAACCGCCAGGTTTCGGCCGTCGCGAAGTGGTGCCAAAGCGAGTCAAAAACCTTGTCGGCCGACTCGTCGGGCAAGTCCGGGATGGCGTCGGCAACGATCCGTCGCCAACGTCGGAGCTCCCCCGCTTCGTCGGTCGGCTGGTCGATGTCCGCTTCAAAAAAATGGCGTTTCATCGCGGCTTTCAGCTGGTCGCGAATCTGTTCGAGCGAATGTTCACTTCCCGACGCCTTGGCGGCCGAGTAGTACGCTTCAGCCGGTTCGGGATCCGGGGTCATCAACGTGCCGGTGAAGTCAAAGATGATCCAGTCATAGCGGGGCATGCGGTGGCTCTGCAGCTCACGAAGGCTCCCTTTTCCCCGGCCTTGCGGGGGAGAAGGGCTGGGGATGTGCGACCGGAGGCGGAGCCTCCGGGAAACTTCCGTTCCCAGGCGGAACCCAGGAACGAGGAGGGAAAAGACGGAGACGGTGGCTTGGCGCGTTCGCCGCGGCCCCCTGTTGCGAGATTTGATCTGCTGCGATGGTGTAGTGATGGAAAACGTGCAAAACGAATCGAGCAACTCTTCGGGAGCTTACCCGGCGATCGCCGACAGTGAAACGTCTCCGCCTGCGATCGGCGCGTTTCCCGAGAGCGGTCGGGGAGATGCGTCCGCCGCGGTCGAACGATCCGGGGACGACGGGTCACCGTGGATGCCGCTGCGCAATCCGGTGTATCGATCGTTTTGGATCGCGTCGTTCGTTTCCAATCTCGGCACGTGGATGCACGAGATCGGGGCGGGCTGGTTGATGACCGAGTTGGACGCTTCGCCGCAAATGGTCTCGGCGGTGCGGACGGCGATGGCGACGCCGATCGTGTTGTTGGCGATTCCGGCCGGTGTGCTGGCCGATCGGGTGGACCGTCGCGGGCTGTTGCTGGCGACGCAGGTGTTGATGCTGTTGACCGCGGCAAGTCTGGCCGCGCTGACCGCCGCCGGGGTGATGACCAGTTGGCTGTTGTTGGGGCTGACGTTTTTGATCGGGCTGGGGCTGACTTTGCATGTCCCCACCTGGCAGGCGTCGATTCCCGAGCTTGTCCCCAGAGCGCAATTGTCGCGTGCGATCGCGCTGGGCAGCATCAATTTTAACCTCGCGCGTTCGGCCGGGCCGGCGATCGCCGGGGCGTTGGTGGCGATTGCGGGCGCCTGGATCGCGTTCTCCTTCAATGCCGTTTCGTTTGCCGGGGTGATCGTGGTGTTGTTGCTGTGGCGACGTCAGAGGAGCGAATCGACACGCGGTTTGTCCTATCGGTTGTCGCTATACCAGGGACTTCGATACGTGTACCGCAATCATGCGATGCGACATGTGCTGATACGATTGTGTCTGTTCATCGTACCGGCCAGTGCGCTATGGGGGTTGTTGCCGCTGGTGGCCCGTCAGCGACTCGATTGGGGTGCCGACGGATTCGGGATCTTGGTGACCTGTGTCGGTGGTGGGGCGCTCGTCGCGGCGCGTTTTCTGCCGCTGTTGCAGCGTCGTTTGGGAGGCGATGCGACGATCGCGCTGGCCATGCTGGCGTTCGCCGGCGGGTTGGCGTTGATGGGGTCGTCGACCCATCGGGGCGTCGTGGTAGTGGCGACACTGGTGATGGGCTGTGGCTGGATGGTCACGCTGACGACGCTCAACACGGCTGCGCAAATCACCCTACCCGGTCGGATGCGGGCCCGCGGCATGAGTTGCTATTTGACGGCGATGGCGCTGTCGATGTCCACGGGGTCGTTCTTGTGGGGCAGCGTGGCCGAATCAATCAGCGCGGGCGGGCAGCATGACGGCGTGGGGTCGGCGCAGCAAATCGCGGCGGCCACCCTGTTGGTCACCGCCGCGATCGGCATGCTCTTTCCGGTCGTCCACGCTATGCGAACATGTAACCCTCTTCACCGTGATCGGTGATGTCCAATCCGCGTTGTTCGCTCTCGGCGGGGACTCGCAGCCCGATAACGACGTCGATCAGTTTCAGCAGCACCAGGCTTCCGACGGCCGCAAACGCAAACGTGATCAGGACCGCGACGATCTGGCCGATCAACAGCGCCGGATTGCCCGATTCCAGCAATCCGATCTTGGTCCCGTTGCCGGTCACGTCCCAGCAGGCTCGGCTGGCGAATACCCCGGTCAAGACGGCGCCAAGCGTGCCGCCGACGCCGTGAACGCCGAACGCGTCCAACGCGTCGTCATACTTCAGCGTGTGCTTGAGTTTGCTGCATGCCAAGTAGCACACGACTCCGGCGGCCAGGCCCATGATCAGGGCCGGCATCGGTTGAACAAATCCGGCGGCCGGGGTGATGCACACCAAACCGGCCACCGCACCACTGCTGGCGCCCAACACGGTCGGTTTGCCCAGCACGATCCATTCGGTCATCGCCCAGGCGACCGCGCCGGCGGCGGCCGAAAAGTGTGTCACGGCGAACGCGCTGCTGGTGATGCCGTCGCACAGCAATTCGCTGCCGGCGTTGAAACCGAACCAGCCGACCCACAACATCGCCGCGCCCAGGGCCGTGTAGGTCAGGTTGTGGGGTTGGAAGGGCTCGTTGGGGAATCCCATTCGCGGCCCGATCAAGATGGCCGCGACCAACGCCGAGACGCCGCTGGAAATGTGAACCACCGTGCCGCCGGCGAAATCGAGCGCACCTCCCATGATGCTGTCTTCGCCGTAGGACAACGGACCGCTGTCCCAGACCCAGTGACAAAGCGGACAATAGATCAACGTGCCCCACAGGATCGAATAGATCACCATCGCGCTGAACTTCATGCGTTCGGCAAAGGCGCCGCAGATCAGCGCCGGGGTGATGATGAAGAACATGCCTTGAAACAGCATGTGCGTCAGCCGGGGAATACTTCCTTCCATCGGGGTGACCGGTTCACCGGCGATGTCGCTCCATTCCCGTTGCACGCCGTTCATGAACAGGTAGTCGCCGTTGCCGACCCAGCCGCCGCTGCCGCCGAAGGCCAACGAGTATCCGTACGTCGCCCAGATCATCGTCATCAGTCCCATCAAGAAGATGCACTGCATCATCACGCTGAGCACGTTTTTGCGGCGCACCAGGCCGCCGTAAAACATCGCCAATCCGGGCGCGGTCATGAACAGGACCAGGGCACAGCAGACCAGCATCCAGGCGTTGTGGGCGGCCAGTGCGCCGCCGTCGATTTGCCCATCGGTCAGGCCCGCCGGCGACGCGGCGGCGTCCGTCGCCTCTTGAGCCAGTGCGGCACCCGACGGCGCCAGCGCAAACAGCGACGCGAGCATCGCGATCGCCAAACCAAGTCTCCACCTATTCACAGCTATCACCTCGTTTCGAAAAGGACTTGTCAGGTGACTGAAACGCAGGGGCAGCAGTCGTCGTCGGAGTGAACTGATCGGCCGCCTTTCTCGATTCGTATGAAAACCGTTGTCATCCATCGACGAGGGGGCTTTCGTGAAGCGAGAACCGAAACTTCAATCCGCGAGCGAACGGGGGGAATTTGCTTGGCTCCGTGACAGTCGCGCAGCGGATAGAATACGTCGAACTGGCCGGTGCCGCTATCGCGGTCTGGGGCTGGAAAGATTGCCGCCAGCGGAAATCAACCGAGGGATGGCAGAAAGATTCGGTGCAGATTAAGGACCTGCCCGTCAAAAAAGAAAACGCAGGTGGGAATGAACACCTGCGTTTCCAAAAATAACTGTTAGACTGGCCAGCAATCGCAGGCCAAATGCGCCAAGTTGCGTGCACCGCGGCACGAATCCGTGCAGCCATTGCGGTGATAATTCGCTCGCAACACTGGAGCGGGGATGATATTCGTCGCATTGAGGATCCGCAAGCCCTGTTTTTATGAACCTAGAAAGTGAACCCCAATTCCACCCGCCCGCACTCCTTCGGTTGGGGGAATCGATCGCCGTCTTGCCGGTGATCCATGGCAGCGGTCAGTTCGCAGTGATGGTCCGCCGCTGGATGTTGGAACAGGACTTTGATTGCGTCGCCGTTCCGCTTCCCGAGTCGTTTCGCGAATGCACCGAGGCGGCGATCCTGGATCTGCCACGACCGTCGATCGTGATTCAGAAACCCGGTGCCGGGTTCACTCGCCCCGATTTCGCATCCGGCTTTGCTCCCTACGACGCCGGAACGGAAGAACACGGCGAGGGCGATGATGCCGATGCGGATCCCGCCAGCTACGTTCCGATCGATCCCTGTCAGCCGGTGATCATGGCGATCCGCGCGGCGATGGGCGAACACATCCCGCGGGCCTACGTGGATTTGGAAACGGATCCGTTCCTGCCGTTTTCCTCGGTCATGCCCGATCCCTATGCCGTTCGCCACGTCACCGCCGAGCGGTTCGCCGCGGCGGTGCTGCCCAGTTTGCCACGGCCGCCTGACCGACAGACGCGGTCGCGGATCGTGCACATGGCTTACCGTCTGGCGGAGCTTGAAAAACGCTATGACCGAATCCTGTTCGTGACCAGCGTGTTGAATTGGCCATGGATTCGCGAAGCTTATACGGAATCATTTTCGTCCCAGGCGGCCAGCAAGAGCGAATCGTCCAAGCCCTTCGATTTCCCCGAACATGATCCCGTCCGCGAACCCGAGCGTTACGCGATCGATCCGCGGACGCTGATGTTTCTGTTCGGCGAATTGCCCTACATCACCGGACTGTACGAACGCGCCCGCCGTGAACTGGAGGAGGACGAAGATCTGCAAATCGATGGCGTGAAAGAACTGTTGATCGCGGCGCGGACCAGCTACCGCGGCGAATTGAAACAGTTCGCCCGGCGGATCACTCCGTTGCACCTGTCAAAGTGCCTGCAGTACATCCGCAATCTTTCTTTGATGTCGCGGCGGATGACACCCGATCTGATCACGATCGTCACGGCCGCACAGCAGATCATGGGCGACCAGTACGCGCTGCATGTGGCCCAACTGGCCAACCAGTACTCCTATGCCAATCGACCCGAAGACGCATCGACCATCCCGACCGATTTGGAGGAGGTCAAACTGGGGATCGATCAAGCCCGTCTGCCCGACGGCGAATTGATTTCGATGGTCAACCGTTTGCCCGGTCCCCCGATCTGTTGGCGCACCCTCCAGCTGAAACGCAAACCGTCGTCGCCGGAAAAGAGCCGTTGGAAGTACCAGTGGAATCCGTACACGCAGTGCAGTTATCCGCCCGAAGACGAACGGATCGAGAACTTTCGGACGCGCGTCTTTGATCGGGCCAAAGCGATCGTCGGCAATGATCTGGCACGCACCGAAAAATTCACCACCAGTGTTAAGGACGGGATCGACATCCGCGACACGCTGCGGCATTGGTACGACCGCCAGATCTACGTGAAAGTCATCCCGCCCAGCCGCGGGACCTTGGATGCCTGTGTGATGCTGTTTGATTCACCCTCGGATCCACGCGATTACCCGTGGCGGACGACGTGGTTTGCCGAACACAAAGAGGAATCAACGCTGGCGTTTTATGCCACCAGTTTCGCCGACGAAATGGTCGGCCCCGGCATCGGGCTCAGCCGCTATGGCGGGGCGATGTTCTTGTATCCGCCGGTGATGATCCCCGACATTTGGGGCGACCCGCGGATCGATTTCACCGAAACGCTCGAGGAACGGTTGATCGCCGCGGCGTGTCTGCACGCCGGCGGTCGCCAGGTCGCGTTGTTGAGCGCGTTGCCGCCCGGCGGCGGCTGGCGCAAACTGGCCCGCCACTACAAAAAAACGCTCGTGCACGTCCCGCTCAGCTCGTTCAGCGACGAACAGGTCCAACAGTTGCGGATGGTTCATGTGCTCAACGGTCGCGAAGTCCGCTCGTATGCCGAAGAGTTTATCCGCAGGGTCTAGCTGGACAGCGCCGCTTTGCACAAGAAACATCGTGAATCGCCAGTCCAGCGTAGCTACCTTCGCCAGAAGGTGGATCCCCGGGGTTTCCACGCTCTGGCGAGCGTCGCTACGTCGCGGTCCAGCGATTTAGCGCCGCACTTGGTCGTCCAACAGGCTGCGGCAGGCGGTCATCGCGGCCCGCCAGTTGCCCTGTTGGGCGTCGTCCACGATATCCTTTAACGCATCTTGCTGCGATTGCGGCGGATTCATCTCTTGCAACCGGCCCGCGATCTGGTTCAACCCGTCTGTGTCACGCTGGTTGCAAACGCGGTACAGGGCGACCGTCAGGTCATAACCGTCGCCATCGAGCGCGACCGGCGACCGGCTGAAATACCAGATCGACACGGCGCAGGCGATCACCGCCAGAACCACGCCAAGGTTGCGGCCGCCCGACGACGGCTTGTTTTTCTCTCGATTTGATTTCATCACAGTCGATCCCAGTCGATGACTTCGTTTTCACGCATGCTCGATAGCTCGGCCCAGATCAATAGATCGATGAAGTTCGTGATGAACTGGACCGATCCGTCGCCCATCACCACATAGCCGCCCCCGGGGTGCTGCGAATACATTTGCCCGACGTGATAGGTGGGGAAATTGATCGGGTGAATGATCGGGTTGCCGGTGATATCCAGCTCGCCGCCGGAGGGGCCGGCGTGAACCAGCGTGAGCGTTGCGGCCGCGTCGGGGCCGTTTTCCGGAGACGAGAATTGGGGGTGCGTGAACGCGCCGGGGACCACGCCGACCCACGTTTTTTCACTCAACGCCGAACTGTGCTCGCCGAAAAAGATCGTGCTGCTCAGCCCGTCCAATACGTCTCGGAATTTTGTCTTGGAGTTGCGAAAGAACGGTCCGTCGGCAACCTGCCCGGCATCGCCGTTGATCGCAACGATCTTCGTTTGGCCGGTGTAGATGTTCGTGAACACTTCGCCGGTCGCCGCCGATCCGCACTCGCCCCAGCAGCTCTCCTGACCGTGGCTGGCAACGTAATGGCTGCGGCCGAGTGTGATTTCACGCCCGTGCACCATCAGCGGATCGCCGGACTCGTTGAGAACGACAAACGGTTCGTCGCCGCCGGTCGTGCTCGGGCACAGGAACATCGGAATCGTCGACGAAATCGCGTCGGCATTGTCGGGTGACCAGACCGGTTGCTCCATCCGCAGACTCTCAAATACCGAATTGCCTTCGGCAAACGGCAGCAATGCCGACCCCCATCCCCAACCCGGTCCGGCGTCCCAGGTCAACGGATCCATGTGGACCACCGTCGGCGCGGAGCCGTTGGTCGTGGGGTGTGAAACATAGCCGGGCGGAAACTGGCGAAACGCCGAATGGTAATTCTGGGTCGCCAGTCCGACTTGCCGCAAGTTGTTGCTGCAGGACATCCGCCGCGCCGCCTCGCGAGACGCTTGCACGGCCGGCAGCAGCAGCGACACCATCACGCCGATGATCGAGATCGCGACCAGCAGTTCGATCAAGGTGAATCCGCGGGGGTGGTTGGAGCGGCATCCGGCGGGCGACTCGGGACCGCGGCGGTCCTCAGTGGGCGGGGTATTCAATTCTGACTCCCAGTTGTGGGTGATGAAATGGACTTAGCCTCGGCTAAGTTTTGGGGTCGGCTGATATTCAGATGTTGTACGAGGGGGGCCGGCATCGCGCCGGACAGTCCGCGTTTCCTGAACGAATCTCCGCCCTTTCCGACCTTAAGTTAGCCGGGACTAAGTTTGGGTTGGTCGTCAAAATAAAGTTTCTTTGTAATCGACGCAAGGGCCGCGGTAAGAATTCCGATCGCTGGGGGTATCCTATTGCGCACGCAATTCAAGTCAGGGGACGATCCCCAACCCTCATTTCCACGGGACGGTCGCGAAATTGCCCAGTAAGATTCATCAACGAACTCGGTCGGATCACGCCAGCGAAGTCGCAGAGGACTACGTGGAGGCGATCGCCGATGCGATCGACCAGCACGGCGTCTGCCGCGCGGTCGATTTGGTCAAGCACTTTGCGGTGACGCACGCGACGGTCAACAACACGATCAAGCGTCTGGAGCGAGACGGTTTGGTGACCACGGCGCCCTATCAACCGGTGGAATTAACGTCGGCGGGCAGTCGGTTGGCGTCGCAATCACGTCGCCGTCACGAGGTCGTCGAAGCGTTTCTCAAAAAGTTGGGCGTCAGCGACCAGACGGCCGCCATCGACAGCGAAGGCATCGAGCATCACGTCAGCAAGGAGACGCTCGGCGCGATGAAGCGAGTGCTGGAGCAGGGTTGGCCGGAATAGTCCTCCGGCCAAACTATCCTTGATAGATTCAATTGAAGAAGGAAGCCCATGACATTCAGAGCCCTTGTCGTCGAAAAAACAGGCCCGTCGGAAGTCTCCGCCGCAGTACAAGCGCTGTCCGAGGACCAATTGCCCGACGGTAACGTGACCGTCGCGGTCCAGTACAGCACCGTCAACTACAAGGATGGGCTGTGCATGCGGGCCGACGGAGGATTGGTTCGCACCTATCCCCATGTGCCGGGGATCGACTTTGCCGGGACGGTCGAATCGTCCAGCGACCCGCGCTACAAGCCCGGTGATCAGGTCGTGCTGACCGGTTGGCGCGTCGGTGAAACGCATTGGGGCGGCTACGCTGAAAAAGCACGCGTCAATGCGGATTGGTTGGTGCCACTGCCCGAGGGACTGACCACACGCCAGGCGATGGCGATCGGGACCGCCGGCTTTGCCGCGATGCTGGCCGTGTTGGCACTGGAAGACCATGGTCTCAAACCCGACCAGGGCGAAGTACTTGTCACCGGAGCGGCCGGGGGCGTCGGTTCGATCGCGACGGCGGTCCTCAGTCAGCTCGGATACGACGTCGCTGCGGTGACGGGGCGACCGGGGGCGGCGGACTACTTGAAGTCGCTCGGCGCGACGCGAATCGTCGCGCGGCAAGAGATCGATACCGTTTCCAAAAAGCCGTTGGAATCCGAAACCTGGGCGGGATGTGTCGATGCCGTCGGCGGCGAAATGTTGGCACGGGTGCTCGGGCAACTCAAACGCGGCGGGTCGGTCGCGGCGGTCGGCCTTGCCGGTGGCGCAAAGGTCCCCGCCAATGTGATTCCGTTCCTGTTGCGAGGAGTCAACTTGCTGGGGATCGACAGCGTGATGCAACCGTACGAGCGACGCGTGACCGCCTGGAAACGACTCGCCACCGATCTGCCGCTGGAGAAACTTAACGCGATGATTCAGCAGGCCAATCTGGCCGTCGTGCCCTCGTTGGGAGCACAAATTCTGGCCGGGCAAGTCAAAGGCCGCATCGTGGTCGATGTGAATGCGTGACGGGTGTGTACGATGGCCCTTCCGGGCGGTCGTCCAGACGACTCCCAAGTGACGACCGGGAAAGGACGTCGTTCCACCCAGTCATTCAACCAGGCTGTCGTCCAAAAAACTCGCCGATCGCATCACGGCAACCAGTACCGTTCTTTTCCGTAGTAGTCATACAGGTGTTCTTCGTAGCCGCGATTGATCGGCGTCAAAGGATCGTACTCGGGCGAGTTTTTGATCTGATCGCGGGTCAAGTCGACATGCACCTTGGTCTCGGTCCATGACACCGCGTCGACCCATTCTGGGGCGATCAGCACCTTGCGCGAGGGCAACCAGTTTTTGGTGTCGACCACGACGTAACGGATCGCCCAGGTCGCATCGTCGACGATCAAGTCTTCGACGTGGCCGAGGTCACCGTCGGTTGCTTCGATCGAGTAGTTCAGGATTTCCTTCGCGCTCCGCAGCGGCGGCAAGTCCTCTTCGATCGTTTGTTGTTCGGCAGCGGGCACGTGCGCCGACAGCGGCATGCTCATCGCCGTCCCGGTCGTCAGGGAAACGCCTGCCGGCCCCCAATACGCCGGTACGTCGTAGTGTTTGAATAATTCCATTTCCATCTGCCGCGACACCGGTTTTTGCGAGTCGACGTGGGGGCTTTCTTTGACTTGCTGCTGCGAAAGGTCGATGGCGATCGCGCGCTGCTGCCAATCACACCGCCCCAAAATGCTCGGCGGCAATAATACGCGACGATCGGGCAGCCATTTTCCAGTGTCGACGACGATGTGCCTGGACAGCCAATCATCGGTGTCGATCAAAAGGTCCTGGATCGTGCCGACGTCATCGTCGATACCGGCGAGTTTTGTTCCGCGAATTGAATCGAATGCGATCAACATGTTGGGTCTCCTGTCAAACAAACTCTAGAAGGGCTCGCCGACGCATCCAAGTCGGGGACGCGAGCAGCCGTGGAAGTGTGTCGCAATTCGCATTCCGACCGGTCCGGTGTGCATTGGACCGCGACGTCCGCCTCACGGGGCTAGCGACGTTTGGGCGAACTTTCGACAGCATGGTCGCTGAGGGACCAGTTGGACAGATGAACCGACAGGCCGCCGGCGTCACGCGAAGTGGCAGTGAAGAAGAACGATGTTTCAATCCGACAACATGGCATCCTCGCTGATGCTTGTTGTTGCTGAACACCTCAATCAAACCCCGATGCGGCACGGATAGCCGGTACGGTACGAAAAGTGCGTCGCTTGAAGACCCCTGTGTCGCTTCTCGATGAACGTCACGAGCCTCACTACCCCCTGATTGTTTCTGTGGAGATCCAAGATGCCCATCAAAGAAGAACCGCCGAAAACCGGTGACATGTATCGATGTCAAACGTGTGATCTGGAGATTCATATCACCCAGCCGTGCAGCTGCGAAACACCGGCGGTCGAATTCACGTGCTGCAACAAGCCGCTGAAAAAGGTGACGGCGTTGCCGGCCGGAATGCCCACCTGACTTGGAGCACCACACAAGGCCAACCGCTCCACCGAACGCAATTTCATTTTCGGCCTGACGATGCGTTCGGAG containing:
- the mntR gene encoding manganese-binding transcriptional regulator MntR encodes the protein MPSKIHQRTRSDHASEVAEDYVEAIADAIDQHGVCRAVDLVKHFAVTHATVNNTIKRLERDGLVTTAPYQPVELTSAGSRLASQSRRRHEVVEAFLKKLGVSDQTAAIDSEGIEHHVSKETLGAMKRVLEQGWPE
- a CDS encoding MDR family oxidoreductase, producing MTFRALVVEKTGPSEVSAAVQALSEDQLPDGNVTVAVQYSTVNYKDGLCMRADGGLVRTYPHVPGIDFAGTVESSSDPRYKPGDQVVLTGWRVGETHWGGYAEKARVNADWLVPLPEGLTTRQAMAIGTAGFAAMLAVLALEDHGLKPDQGEVLVTGAAGGVGSIATAVLSQLGYDVAAVTGRPGAADYLKSLGATRIVARQEIDTVSKKPLESETWAGCVDAVGGEMLARVLGQLKRGGSVAAVGLAGGAKVPANVIPFLLRGVNLLGIDSVMQPYERRVTAWKRLATDLPLEKLNAMIQQANLAVVPSLGAQILAGQVKGRIVVDVNA
- a CDS encoding PRC-barrel domain-containing protein, which encodes MLIAFDSIRGTKLAGIDDDVGTIQDLLIDTDDWLSRHIVVDTGKWLPDRRVLLPPSILGRCDWQQRAIAIDLSQQQVKESPHVDSQKPVSRQMEMELFKHYDVPAYWGPAGVSLTTGTAMSMPLSAHVPAAEQQTIEEDLPPLRSAKEILNYSIEATDGDLGHVEDLIVDDATWAIRYVVVDTKNWLPSRKVLIAPEWVDAVSWTETKVHVDLTRDQIKNSPEYDPLTPINRGYEEHLYDYYGKERYWLP